One genomic window of Medicago truncatula cultivar Jemalong A17 chromosome 1, MtrunA17r5.0-ANR, whole genome shotgun sequence includes the following:
- the LOC11418360 gene encoding putative E3 ubiquitin-protein ligase LIN → MSGNFRFMMDQKDIVRFLTTTIDSFIQDRLINKEQRTQHKDQCAERLAAEDGNTDKETEVEYSDQAVLANLDWGIEALEEAINTYNMETKLARLDYAEKMLQVCAMLNPKQKTAGVPNSYLSAWAHLNLSYLWKLRNNIKSCIYHSLEMFIVDPFFSRIDFAPELWKNLFLPHMSSIVGWYSEERHKLMMEVLPESTDFSYTADFDKVFNESLVFSMRPNQLEKLQKLEQLYGESLDENTRLYAKYYNDCMNPDSTSSKKVVPMLPIAEPPMTPLHELSRSVPDFVKFGPILPKSSGFSMTTRRSNDGLNETTRENIASNSNHSKGEQSSLWAAKESIIEEIEDDLDSEHYDASVDSDKINIFSPEPKKNIKDEDVEPKVYRSNQKNQMNSPNISPMESPRRASNYSSTNPLRRKKESKFLRLLSNRFTGSIVSDHSLSSSPDTSSDHIFTGDEEVMVRNNIKRKNDSQTPSMNQDNENSLVLNDSSHCESEDGYQSSSSFPKLEKLTIGSKPPKDFVCPITGQIFSDPVTLETGQTYERKAIQEWLGTGNTTCPITRQALSANILPKTNYVLKRLIVSWKEQNPELAQEFSNSNTPRGSSCSPSAKDITMVSSIQRTTDSPSQKYKDDYIRQRNNRFTRVSVGASPTSVLSQAAVETIINSLTPYITSLCTSENLQDCEQAVLEIARLWKDSKTDPQIHSYLSKPTVVSGLVEILSASLNREVLRRSIYILSELIFSDERVGETLNSVDSDFDCLAMLLKNGLAEAALLIYQLRPVFAQLSEHELIPSLIQVIQNKSEDIDDFQLAIDPKAAAIAILEQILIGGDEYNRSVNASSVISANGIPAIVKYLDKTEGRRPVISILLCCMQAEKSCKSSIANRIELSPVLELFHAGNDSVRGICVEFLSELVRLNRRTSSNQTLQIIKDEGAFSTMHTFLVYLQMAPMEHQIAVASLLLQLDLLAEPRKMSIYREEAVETLIEALWQKDFSNNQMKALDALLFLIGHVTSSGKSYTEAGLLKIAGFDQPYNVLMKAEQLGHSDNDFMETMEDEKNAMKSWQKRVASVLCNHENGSIFQALEECLKSNSLKMAKSCLVLATWLTHMLFTLPDTGVRDVARKSLLEALMNVLQSSKNLEEKILASLALKSFISDPTVHEVLRVYAKSIYRILRKLKKYSTVAADILKALLNLNSVDVTELWSCKEVVELDLSSNGEVLSLHYLNGQVLSGHADGTIKVWDARKRIPRVIQETREHKKAVTSLCSSVDKLYSSSLDKTIRVWTIKPDGIKCIDVYDVKEAVYELAANAKLACYVTQGTGVKVFNWLDAPKFINFNKYVKCLAVSGDKLYCGCSGYSIQEVDLSKYTSTSFFTGTRKLLGKQTIHSLQIHDDLLFACGSSIDATAGKIFSLSSKMVVGSLSTGLDVHRVAINSDFIFAGTKFGTIEVWLKDKFTRVASIKMAGGNTKITSLASDADGMMLFVGSSDGKIQVWALD, encoded by the exons ATGTCGGGGAATTTCAGATTCATGATGGATCAGAAGGATATTGTTAGATTCTTGACTACAACTATAGATAGTTTCATTCAAGATAGGTTAATCAACAAAGAACAAAGAACACAACATAAAGATCAATGTGCTGAGAGATTAGCAGCTGAAGATGGAAACACTGACAAAGAAACTGAGGTAGAATATTCTGATCAAGCAGTATTAGCAAATTTGGATTGGGGTATTGAGGCTCTTGAAGAAGCTATTAATACCTATAATATGGAAACTAAGCTTGCAAGATTAGATTATGCTGAGAAAATGTTGCAAGTGTGTGCAATGTTGAATCCTAAGCAAAAAACTGCTGGAGTACCAAATTCATATTTATCAGCTTGGGCACATTTGAATTTATCCTATTTATGGAAGTTGAGGAACAATATTAAGAGTTGTATTTATCATTCTCTTGAGATGTTCATTGTGGACCCTTTTTTCTCTAGGATTGATTTTGCTCCTGAATTATGGAAAAACCTGTTTCTTCCACATATGAGTTCAATTGTAGGGTGGTATTCAGAGGAGAGACATAAGCTTATGATGGAAGTGTTACCTGAATCTACTGATTTTTCTTATACTGCTGATTTTGATAAAGTTTTCAACGAGTCTTTGGTATTTTCTATGAGGCCGAATCAGCTTGAGAAACTGCAAAAACTTGAGCAGCTTTATGGAGAGTCATTAGATGAGAACACAAGGCTATATGCAAAATATTATAATGATTGTATGAACCCTGATTCTACCTCAAGCAAGAAGGTTGTTCCTATGTTGCCAATTGCTGAGCCGCCGATGACTCCTTTGCATGAGTTGAGCCGGTCTGTTCCTGATTTTGTAAAGTTTGGTCCTATATTGCCCAAGAGTTCTGGATTTTCTATGACAACAAGAAGATCTAATGATGGTTTAAATGAAACAACCAG AGAGAATATAGCTTCAAATTCCAACCATTCAAAGGGGGAACAATCATCACTATGGGCTGCTAAG GAGAGCATAATTGAAGAGATTGAAGACGATTTGGATTCTGAGCATTATGATGCATCTGTGGATTCcgataaaatcaatattttctcACCTGAACCTAAGAAAAATATCAAGGATGAAGATGTTGAACCAAAAGTATATCGATCAAACCAGAAGAATCAAATGAATTCTCCCAATATCTCTCCTATGGAATCTCCAAGAAGAGCTTCAAATTATTCATCTACAAATCCTCTCCGTAGGAAAAAAGAATCGAAGTTTTTGCGGTTACTATCTAatcgttttacgggatcaattGTTTCTGATCACTCTCTATCATCATCTCCAGACACGAGCTCCGATCATATTTTCACTGGCGATGAAGAAGTTATG GTCAGGAATAATATTAAGAGGAAGAATGATAGTCAAACACCAAGTATGAATCAAGACAATGAAAATAGTTTGGTGCTGAATGACAG TTCACATTGTGAAAGTGAAGATGGTTATCAAAGCTCTAGTTCATTTCCAAAACTAGAGAAACTGACTATTGGATCAAAACCACCAAAAGATTTTGTTTGTCCAATCACAGGTCAGATATTTAGTGATCCTGTCACCCTTGAAACAGGCCAAACCTATGAAAGAAAAGCTATTCAAGAGTGGCTTGGAACAGGAAACACAACGTGCCCCATCACGCGACAGGCTCTCTCCGCAAACATCTTGCCAAAAACAAACTATGTTTTGAAGAGATTGATAGTATCATGGAAAGAACAGAATCCTGAACTAGCTCAAGAATTCTCAAATTCTAACACACCAAGGGGTTCTTCATGTTCTCCCTCTGCAAAAGACATCACAATGGTTTCGAGTATACAAAGAACAACTGATTCACCAAGTCAGAAGTACAAAGACGATTACATTAGACAAAGGAACAACAGATTTACGAGGGTTTCTGTCGGTGCATCTCCAACTAGTGTGTTATCGCAAGCTGCAGTTGAAACGATTATAAATTCCTTGACACCTTACATCACAAGTCTATGTACATCAGAAAACTTGCAGGACTGTGAACAAGCTGTATTGGAAATAGCAAGATTGTGGAAGGATTCTAAGACCGATCCTCAGATTCATTCTTATTTATCAAAGCCAACAGTTGTAAGTGGTTTAGTAGAAATTCTCTCGGCTTCTCTAAATAGAGAAGTTCTGAGAAGATCAATTTATATTCTTTCAGAGCTAATCTTTTCAGATGAAAGAGTTGGAGAAACACTTAACAGTgtagattctgattttgattgcTTGGCTATGCTACTTAAGAATGGTTTGGCCGAGGCTGCACTACTCATTTACCAACTAAGGCCAGTTTTTGCTCAGCTTTCAGAACATGAACTAATACCCTCTCTTATCCAAGTGATCCAGAACAAAAGTGAGGATATAGATGATTTTCAGTTAGCAATAGACCCTAAAGCTGCCGCCATAGCAATTCTTGAGCAAATTTTAATAGGAGGGGATGAATATAATAGGTCAGTCAATGCTTCAAGTGTTATCTCAGCAAACGGAATTCCAGCCATAGTTAAGTATTTGGACAAAACCGAAGGAAGGAGACCTGTAATTTCCATACTTTTGTGTTGTATGCAAGCTGAAAAAAGTTGCAAGAGCTCAATAGCAAATAGAATTGAATTGTCACCTGTTCTTGAATTATTTCACGCTGGAAACGATAGCGTGAGAGGAATCTGTGTGGAGTTTCTCTCAGAACTGGTTCGATTGAATAG AAGGACGTCCAGCAACCAGACATTACAGATAATCAAGGATGAAGGAGCTTTCAGTACAATGCATACATTTCTTGTATATCTACAGATGGCTCCAATGGAACATCAAATTGCCGTTGCCAgtcttcttcttcaacttgaTCTTTTG GCTGAGCCACGAAAGATGAGCATTTACAGGGAAGAAGCTGTAGAGACACTGATAGAAGCACTTTGGCAAAAGGACTTCTCAAATAATCAAATGAAGGCTTTAGATGCTTTGCTATTTCTTATTGGACATGTCACTTCCTCAGGAAAGTCATATACTGAAGCTGGATTGCTGAAGATTGCAGGATTTGATCAACCTTACAATGTTTTAATGAAGGCCGAGCAATTGGGGCACTCAGACAATGATTTCATGGAAACAATG GAGGATGAAAAAAACGCCATGAAATCTTGGCAGAAAAGGGTAGCTTCTGTACTTTGCAATCATGAAAACGGTTCAATATTTCAAGCTTTGGAAGAATGCCTAAAGAGTAACTCCTTAAAGATGGCAAAATCTTGCCTTGTCCTTGCCACATGGCTGACACACATGCTCTTTACTCTACCTGATACTGGTGTAAGGGATGTTGCTCGGAAATCCCTGCTTGAGGCACTTATGAATGTCCTCCAGTCATCCAAGAACCTGGAGGAAAAGATCCTAGCATCCCTAGCTTTGAAGTCTTTCATTAGTGATccaa CTGTTCACGAAGTACTTAGAGTTTATGCTAAAAGCATCTACAGAATCTTGAGGAAGCTGAAGAAATATTCAACAGTTGCAGCTGATATTTTGAAAGCCTTGCTAAACTTAAATTCTGTTGATGTG ACAGAGTTGTGGAGTTGTAAAGAAGTAGTTGAGTTAGATTTGAGCTCAAATGGAGAGGTGCTTTCTTTGCATTACCTGAATGGTCAGGTCTTGAGTGGACATGCTGATGGAACTATCAAG GTATGGGACGCAAGGAAGAGAATACCTAGGGTGATTCAAGAAACTCGCGAGCACAAGAAAGCTGTTACATCTCTTTGTTCTTCAGTTGATAAACTATACAGTTCTTCCTTGGACAAAACAATCCGG GTTTGGACAATTAAACCTGACGGGATTAAATGTATAGATGTTTATGACGTTAAGGAGGCAGTGTATGAGCTAGCAGCCAATGCTAAATTGGCATGCTATGTAACTCAAGGAACGGGAGTTAAG GTTTTTAATTGGTTAGATGCTCCAAAGTTCATCAATTTCAACAAATATGTGAAATGCCTTGCTGTTTCCGGGGACAAACTGTACTGTGGTTGCTCTGGTTACAGCATACAG GAGGTTGACTTGTCCAAATATACATCAACTTCATTCTTCACTGGTACAAGAAAATTGTTGGGAAAACAAACCATACACTCCCTTCAAATTCATGATGATTTGCTCTTTGCTTGTGGTTCTTCTATTGATGCAACCGCAGGAAAG ATATTTTCACTTTCCTCCAAAATGGTGGTGGGATCGCTATCAACTGGACTCGACGTCCATCGTGTAGCCATCAACAGTGACTTCATATTTGCTGGTACGAAATTTGGCACCATTGAAGTTTGGCTAAAAGATAAGTTCACCCGAGTTGCTTCCATCAAAATGGCTGGTGGTAACACAAAAATTACATCATTAGCGTCAGACGCTGATGGAATGATGCTTTTTGTTGGTTCCTCTGATGGAAAGATCCAG GTCTGGGCATTGGACTAA
- the LOC11410490 gene encoding mitochondrial uncoupling protein 3, translated as MKSGNQVDNTHTKILLTSLSAMVAESTTFPIDLIKTRLQLHGESLSSTRPTGAFQIGLDIIRQQGPLCLYKGLSPAILRHLFYTPIRIVGYEHLRSVISSDNGSPSIIGKAVVGGISGSMAQVIASPADLVKVRMQADSQMMRKGLQPRYSGPIDAFNKIIKAEGFQGLWKGVFPNIQRAFLVNMGELACYDHAKQFVIKSKIAEDNVYAHTLASIMSGLAATSLSCPADVVKTRMMNQTAKKEGNVLYRSSYDCLVKTVKVEGIRALWKGFFPTWARLGPWQFVFWVSYEKFRKLAGLSSF; from the exons ATGAAATCAGGCAATCAAGTTGACAATACTCATACAAAGATTTTGCTAACATCATTATCGGCAATGGTGGCCGAGTCCACAACTTTTCCCATAGACTTGATCAAAACCAGGCTCCAACTCCATGGGGAGTCACTTTCATCAACTCGTCCAACCGGTGCATTTCAAATAGGCCTAGACATTATTCGTCAACAAGGTCCTCTTTGCCTTTATAAGGGCTTGTCTCCAGCAATTTTAAGACACCTATTCTACACCCCTATTCGAATTGTTGGGTATGAGCACCTGAGGAGTGTTATTTCTTCTGATAATGGGTCGCCCTCTATCATTGGCAAGGCTGTTGTTGGTGGAATCTCTGGCAGTATGGCTCAG GTTATAGCAAGCCCGGCTGATCTTGTCAAGGTGAGGATGCAAGCTGATAGTCAAATGATGAGAAAAGGTCTTCAACCTCGGTATTCAGGGCCAATTGATGCTTTTAACAAAATCATTAAAGCTGAAGGATTTCAAGGACTATGGAAGGGTGTTTTTCCTAATATCCAAAGAGCCTTCTTAGTGAACATGGGGGAATTAGCCTGTTATGATCATGCTAAACAATTTGTTATTAAAAGTAAGATAGCCGAGGATAATGTTTATGCCCACACATTAGCTTCCATCATGTCAGGTCTTGCGGCAACTTCTTTAAGTTGTCCAGCCGACGTTGTCAAGACTAGAATGATGAATCAGACAGCTAAAAAGGAAGGGAATGTCTTATATAGAAGCTCTTATGATTGCTTGGTGAAGACAGTTAAAGTTGAAGGAATAAGAGCACTCTGGAAAGGATTCTTCCCCACATGGGCAAGGCTTGGTCCGTGGCAATTTGTTTTCTGGGTTTCCTATGAGAAGTTTAGAAAACTTGCTGGGCTCTCTTCTTTCTAG